Within Bdellovibrionales bacterium, the genomic segment ATGCAACTCAGCGATCTCATTCAACCAGACGTCCTCATTAGTAATCGGCGTATTAAAAAGGGGTCTTGGTTTCATAAACTGCTGCAGATTGCTAGAGCTCCATTTCTAGAATTAAAATGGAGTAAAAGCGAAATCCTGGAGGCATATCTCAATTTGATCCATCTGCGCGGGGAGTTTCAAGGGGTGCCGGCAGCAAGTTATGCTTTTTTTGACAAGCATCCCGTTACACTCGATAAGCGCGAGTCCGTTGTTCTGGCGGCTTCTATATCGGGACCAAATCAGAGCTTTAAGGTCCTCGAAAGAAGAGCTTGTTCACTCATAAGACGGATCGGCGAAAGCTCTTCAGGCCGTTCAAACGACCCGAACAGCGAATGTGACAGTGATGAGTTGAGATCAGCTCTGGAATTGATGAGCCAAAAGCCAAAAGGCTCAATCCCCATGCCAAATGAGGCGCCACATCTAGCTCGACGACTTTTCCGAGATCATCCCACAGAAATGATCGTGCATTCAAGTATAGACCGGAAGTTGCAGCGAGAGGTCTCTGCAATCTTGGAAAGGCAGATTGCCCGGCTTCAGGGCAAGAACGTTCGCGACGCAGCAGCGATCGTGGTAGAAAACCTAAGTGGTAAAGTCATTGCTTATGTTGGGGCTATCAAAAGTTCTCTGAGTCCTCATGTCGATGGGATTCAATCACCTCGTCAGGCGGGCTCGACACTAAAACCATTTATTTACGCCAAAGCGCTCGACAGCAGGATTTTGACCTCAGCTTCTGTTTTAGTGGATGATGCGACAACCATATCTTGGGGAGGATATGTTTATCGGCCCATTAATTACAATCGAACTTTTTATGGCGATGTCTCTGTGAGGGAAGCTCTGGGCTCTTCGCTCAATGTCCCAGCAGTCAAAGTTGCCACAATTCTAGGACTTGAAAAGACCTACGGAATATTAAAGAGTCTTCAATTTTCCACGCTGAAAGAAGCCGATTTTTATGGCGCTTCAATGGTGCTCGGAGCTGTGGATGTACGGCTAGATGAACTAACAAATGCCTACCGAACAATGGCTAACGGTGGCGCTTGGTCAGATCTCGATTTCACTGAGAGAAAGGTGGAAACAGAGAATTGGAACAATCCTAACGCCATTACTCCTCGAAACAATGATAAGGAAAAGGTCGGAGGATTATCTCCTTCATCCACGATGTCCAAAGAGGCCGCCTTTATTGTTTCAAATATCCTTTCTGATGCCAATGCTCGGTCTATTGGTTTTGGATGGGAAAGTCCCCTTGAGACTTCTTTTTGGACTGCGGTGAAAACTGGAACAAGCAAGGATTATCGAGACAATTGGTGCGTGGGCTCAAGCGAGCGCTACACAGTCGGAGTTTGGACGGGAAATTTTGACGCTCAAGCAATGGACGAAGTAAGCGGAGTTTCTGGAGCGGCCCCTTCATGGCAGGAGATCATGGAGCACTTGCACAAAGATGAACCGAGTAAAGCACCTCAACTTCCAAGTAGCCTAGTCACTCAAAAGATTCGTCATCATTGGAAGAGCAATTCCCAAACTGAATTCTTTATTAAAGGCACTGAGCCTTTGGCCGAAGTGATAGAGCTTGCTCCTGAAAAGCGCGTCCAATTTGTATTTCCTGCGGAAGGGTCAACCCTTATCAAGGATCCAAAGATTTCTGATAGCCGCATTGCTTTGTACGTCCGATTTAAAGGGGAAATTCCTGAAAACAGCCTACTGAAATTGAACGGGAATATTTTGGGTCAGGCGATGAGTCCCTTTAAAATTGAGAAACCCGAAACGGGTCATCATCAAATGATGATCATTTCACCGCTAGGAGAGACAGTTGCAAAAGTTAATTTTTTGATCAAGGGAGGATAATCAGTTGGCCTCTCAAATTGGCAATTGCTCTGGCCTCCTCGTCGGGACAAGGAAAAATATATGGGATATATAGGGAGCATGGGATTGGATTTTTTAAATGGATTTTAAAAATTGGACCATTTATAAATTTGGAGGTACCAGCCTTGGCACAACTGAGTGCTTTGCGAATATAGTTAGCTGGGTCCCGGTTGAATCAAAGGGCCGTACTGCCTTGGTTGTTTCAGCCATGGCGGGAGTCACAAGCCGTCTGATCGAGTTATTGACCTTGGCAAAATCCCGCGGCGAAATCTATAAGGATAAACTGCAAGCCATTCAGAATGACCATCTTGAAGTGGTTGACAGGCTTTTGGTTTCTCCTGAAAACAAGAAATTCCTGAGCGAAGTAATCACACATGATGTTAAGGATATTTCGGATCTGCTGCACGCGAGCTTTCTCTCCCAGAGTTATTCCGAGCATATTTTGGATTTGGTGTCGGGATACGGCGAACTTTGGTCGGCTCAAATACTGACATCGGCGCTACAGGAAGCTCAACTCAGCGTTGCCTTTTTGGATGCACGAAAGGTGTTGTTTGTTTGTGATAGTGAGAATGGTCCTGTCGTGGACTGGGAGATTTCGCAAGCGAAAATGGATAGCTGGATCAATCAGTTCAATAATCCTTTTTTGGTTGTCACTGGTTTTGTTGCGTCAAATTTGGATGGGATTCCAACAACATTAAAGCGAAATGGCAGCGACTTTTCGGCCGCTATTTTTGGTGTTTTGCTGGGGGCAAGGGAGATCATTATCTGGAAAGACGTCGATGGTGTTCTCAGCGCAGATCCCAAACGCGTTCCTGATGCGGTCGTCTTAAATGAAATGAGCTATAATGAGGCAAGTGAGTTGGCCTATTTTGGAGCTAAAGTTATTCACCCAAAAACTCTGGCTCCCGCAATTCGCCATCAAATTCCTATTCGTATTCGCAATTCCTTCAATCTCGAGATGCCTGGAACATTGATTCATTCAAAATCCTCTTCGACCTTTCCTGTGAAGGGTTTCTCCACGATCGAAAATGTCGCTCTCATTAATGTGGAGGGCACGGGAATGCTTGGAGTCCCGGGAGTGGCGAGTCGTCTGTTCGGCGCACTTCGCGAAGTGAAGATCTCCGTTATCATGATTTCCCAAGCGAGTTCTGAACACTCCATTTGTTTTGTCGTTCCCCAAGCGCAGGCCGCCGACGCATCAAC encodes:
- the pbpC gene encoding penicillin-binding protein 1C encodes the protein MRRRKLNIILYLMSAAILALIALGLLLTPSFSGVVQLAVGSDRILLSRDGDPLQILRTDFSRRRLGWYPLRLFSDDIRQAVVQAEDQRFFSHIGFDLQSLFRASAALFKGNRAQGASTITMQLSDLIQPDVLISNRRIKKGSWFHKLLQIARAPFLELKWSKSEILEAYLNLIHLRGEFQGVPAASYAFFDKHPVTLDKRESVVLAASISGPNQSFKVLERRACSLIRRIGESSSGRSNDPNSECDSDELRSALELMSQKPKGSIPMPNEAPHLARRLFRDHPTEMIVHSSIDRKLQREVSAILERQIARLQGKNVRDAAAIVVENLSGKVIAYVGAIKSSLSPHVDGIQSPRQAGSTLKPFIYAKALDSRILTSASVLVDDATTISWGGYVYRPINYNRTFYGDVSVREALGSSLNVPAVKVATILGLEKTYGILKSLQFSTLKEADFYGASMVLGAVDVRLDELTNAYRTMANGGAWSDLDFTERKVETENWNNPNAITPRNNDKEKVGGLSPSSTMSKEAAFIVSNILSDANARSIGFGWESPLETSFWTAVKTGTSKDYRDNWCVGSSERYTVGVWTGNFDAQAMDEVSGVSGAAPSWQEIMEHLHKDEPSKAPQLPSSLVTQKIRHHWKSNSQTEFFIKGTEPLAEVIELAPEKRVQFVFPAEGSTLIKDPKISDSRIALYVRFKGEIPENSLLKLNGNILGQAMSPFKIEKPETGHHQMMIISPLGETVAKVNFLIKGG